One genomic region from Bacillus rossius redtenbacheri isolate Brsri chromosome 6, Brsri_v3, whole genome shotgun sequence encodes:
- the LOC134532490 gene encoding probable aminoacyl tRNA synthase complex-interacting multifunctional protein 2 isoform X3 has protein sequence MAALRLELSQSPPASRAKRTTSTGSPSQGLRMEQVGAVHDVVLSASPSRPPYAVLALSRLWGEALRLTVSCHVHSSVARLPSHLAGLQPPPSAPSADQAAPRLNITLIWKDAGADTELVVSPLRHVAVRGEPNALRYLMRLGPPHLNYELTEDAATATALDGVIDASCLAARGEPRALLALLGARLSGAGFLLGRRGLSVADLAAWSALRQLGAAPGPRVAAWFHLCSATLQPDA, from the exons ATGGCAGCCCTGCGTCTGGAGCTGAGCCAGTCCCCGCCAGCATCGCGCGCCAAGAGAACCACGTCAACCGGAAGTCCCTCGCAG gggCTCAGGATGGAGCAGGTCGGTGCGGTGCACGACGTGGTGCTGAGCGCCAGCCCCAGCCGCCCGCCCTACGCCGTGCTGGCGCTCTCCCGGCTGTGGGGCGAGGCCCTGAGGCTGACCGTGAGCTGCCACGTGCACTCCTCAGTCGCCCGCCTGCCGTCCCACCTCGCGGGCCTCCAGCCGCCCCCCTCCGCCCCCTCCGCGGACCAGGCAGCGCCCCGCCTCAACATCACCCTCATCTGGAAGGACG CGGGGGCCGACACGGAGCTGGTGGTGTCGCCCCTGAGGCACGTGGCGGTGCGCGGGGAGCCCAACGCGCTGCGCTACCTCATGAGGCTGGGCCCGCCCCACCTCAACTACGAGCTGACGGAGGACGCTGCCACGGCCACCGCGCTGGACGGCGTGATCGATGCGAGCTGCCTCGCCGCGCGGGGGGAGCCCCGGGCGCTGCTGGCGCTCCTGGGCGCACGGCTCAGCGGCGCGGGCTTCCTGCTGGGACGCCGGGGCCTCTCCGTGGCCGACCTGGCGGCGTGGTCCGCGCTGCGCCAGCTGGGGGCCGCCCCCGGTCCCCGGGTCGCCGCCTGGTTCCACCTCTGCTCCGCCACCCTCCAGCCGG ATGCGTGA